The window AAGTTCCTGATCTTGTTTTCATAACTTAATACAGGGGTGGCCCAACCTGAgactttccagctgctgttggactacaactcccatcattcccagctgcaataaatttcagctggggattataggctgtagtccaacagcagctgcagagccTCAGGCTGGGCCACCCCACTTTAATACTTCCTCAAGTGGCTAAGATTACCAGCTGTAACCAACTTAATACTAATGTAATTACATGAAAAAAATATTCTTAGAAGCAATGTCCCAGATTTAGCTGCAGGCCAGACACCATTAGTACACAAAAGAAGAACATAAACAAGCTGGTCCACATCATTTCTAAATGTGTATCAAAGCAGAAAATGTGGGGAGTGGAAGATCCTTACCTGTACAGGCCAAGATGGTAACACTAAGTGCTGTGATGGGAACTCTGAAGATGAGATAGCTGGTCTGGAACCTGAGAACCACTAGCTGGAAAACAAATGAGCATGTGGCTTCCACTAAGGTGCCATGGGGAACAGAGGTGTGGAGAGAGGGAGTGCAGTCACGGGACATTAAGTTCTGAATCATGTGGAAGTCTGTCAGTTCCCAGGACCAATAGTGCTGGGTGAAAGCACAGGCTGCTTGCATCCCCATGAACTGGGCCAAAAGTTTGGCAACCAGGGCCACAAAGGAAGAATCCAAAGCTAGAAATTCCTGGAGCGAGACAGCAGGGTTAGCAGAAGCTCCGTCAAAAGAGGCACCATGAAccaggaagagaagaaagaggagagtcAGGCTCACATCTGGGCCAAAGCCACCACCCCATGGACCAATCTCAAACAGCATCTTCAGTTCAAGGTAGCAAGCACACATCTGGAAAGAGCTGGACAGTTCACTAGCAAGACACTGGTACACCTTCGTTGGAAAGATTCTTCTGGAAAACTTCCTGGTCACTTCACAGAGTGCCACTATGAAGAGAAAAAAGGCGATGGAGACATTCAAACCAACCATGCTGGAATTGGCACAGGAGATGGGAAGTGTGCTGTTAACACTTCGTTCTTGAAAGAGGGGGTGGGGTAAGGACTCTTTGCCTACTATTCTTCCACATCAAGGAAACGTGGCATGGGCTGACAGGTGCTTTAGTCAAGAGGGTAATGGAAATCTCTGGGAAAACTAACACATTTAATACCATGAAGCAACTGGCATAGGTAGATAGCTGCTCCCTTATCGCTTCCATTATCAGCTCTAGCCAGAATTTCATCTTTGCTCTCATTTGTACTACCTGCCCCATTCAGAACATCTTCAGCCAGAACACCCATAAGCTGAAGCCTGGAACTAGTTCAGAAGGAAGTGCAACAAATAACATTATCCTTTCATCCAGCAAGCGACTCCAGCAACACAGGGCATCTGGCATCTGAAACCCTTGTTCCTGCCAAggacattgttttaaaaagtaaaataaaaccaGAGTAGGGTTATGTGATCCTTCCTTACCAACTGGGGCCTTGGCTAATGTCATCAGCCACCCAAGACCCATACATTTGGGTTTAGCAAGCGGTACTCTTTGGACTTTTGCTTTTAAATGTACCTGGTGGTGATAGCACATCGGTCTCTGTCTCGCTAGGCATCACTCACAATGATTTCCTTCATGCTGAAGGATCAGGAAGAGAAGCAGTcatggaaaaacaagaaaaagtTTGCATGCACAACATTTCTTGGGCTTCAAATCCTGTCCCAGGCCCACAGCCAGAAATGCTGTGATGGGTCAGGAGGGAAAGGGCCAAGTTGTATGTTGTGTTGAACTCACAGGCTTAAATAAGAAAGGAACAGAAAGTGGCTTTTGTATTTAAAGGCTCCGATCTGGCTCTAGATACCGCATATACATTCTTGCATCAAAAATGCCCTCCCAAAGCAACTATTTGCCCTCAAGTGGCTAATTGCTGCAAATGGTCCTTTTCCTTACTAGAAGACAGAGGGAGAAacctgaggagcaactcctcacttaaactATTGGGGGGCAGGTGGGAAAGACACGTTTTGAGGGGGAGATACAGAGTGTTAGGTTTGGCAAGGGGAGTGCAGCAAAATggaggaactcctcaaatgcttggggaGTTGCACCCCTGCACACCACTGAAACCCGTTCTTTACTGTAACTAAGTTGAAGCACATGCAAGTGAAATACTTGCATATTCTCCCAATACTTGCATATTCTTACCACTGACTccatttccttctccttcctctgtttCCCATGTCAGAGAGCAAGTCCCTAGGGGTAAAgacctgtcctctcattcttAGTGCATTGCCATGTACATAGATTacacccaggggcatatctagggtagggcaggcagggcacgtgccccgggtaccacttgaagggggcgccatttctaaaaaataatgaattaattttaaaaatggccaccgagaacaaaatggccactgtgcatgctcaaatggcctctgtgaggcccaaggccatgccaggccttgcagaggccatttgagcatgtgtggtggccattttgttttcagcagccatttaaaaaaaaaattaaaaatggacaCTGCACATACTGAAATGGTCCTTGCAAGGCCCTAGAGACCAAAGGGGGGAgatggaacctttgcagacccctccagcctttaggaagccccccgaagaggctacaggtaaaacaattttttaaaattaatataagataagtcactgtacacatattcagtttggcactatgtacagagaatcagggcttgtgaatactgagctgaagcttatgagctaggattgtattcatttgctcttagttaaatgtgatgtcttaataacatggctattaatggtgagtttgtctctgaatcagcatgaaatccttagtattaaggcccactgggattttctttctctctttctctcattttaacggtctttctgaaatactagaatatattccaagaagTGATACaggttactctgcatatcctttaattattttccgaGTATCTGGGaagagtcaaattctccatttatttttaaaacttgtgtaataatgatgctacaatgcttaGTAGAGACttaaacaggcacttctgtttagttttccaagtacacctccacatagtatttgggtatttcatgagccccagcatattgaaatttgtagtttcccagcattttttggtctggctacgtccactgctaaatagtttttgaaatagtaaaagattaatgagcttgacttgtatttttgagctgatattacggcaaagttatctgaaagatgggtgtcagatgtttggacagggggcgcaatttcagtgtttgccctaggcgctattttccctagatacgcctcacACCACCTAAATAATAGCAGTAGATCAATCCCCTGCTTGGTGAAGGAAATTCAGAGCTAGAACACCCCAAAAGATAATTGTCCAGGCTTTGCCTGAAAACCTTCAGCAAGGGAGAGACCCCAGATAATTGGTCGCATTGTCGAACTATTCTTACCATTAACATGTTTCTCCTAATGTTTGTAATTTAAACCCATTAGATCCAGCCCTGTCTTTTCAACAACAGAGAGTAAGTCTTTGCCCCCTTCCGTGTCACAGCCCTTCCAATATTTCAAGAGTTCTCTCAGGTCCTCCATCAGTCATCTCCATAAACAGAACATACCCAGTTCATCCAAACTTTCCTCATAGGACTCATTTTCCAGACCCTGTAGTCATCTTCCATTAATCTCCTCACCACATTCTAATTTGtctacatcttttaaaagtgttgcACAGTACTCCTGATGGTCTGAATAATGAAGAATGGGGAACTATTACTTCTTACAATTTAGAaactactagctgggccaggcacagagcatctacgcctctagttctccccgctACCGCCTTtccccatccaccctgctgccattttctttcccgcCCGCCACCGCATTCTTCCCCACTCCAGTTTTGTTTCCCGCCTCGCCCGTAAGCCTGTCCGCTGGTGttgctgctttcctcttccccctgctggcagctcactcgtgagctctcacgagagctgccatgcattaGATTAGCAATggatacgccttagagaaatatatatatatagaagatggtTCTATTAATGGTATTCATGGgaaggggggagcagcagcattaCACATCTTCAGTTTGAGAATGCCTGCAATCCCAAGAGCTTCTACTTTTCTGCTATGTACTACCAGCAAGCCAGTTATCCCTCCCTCAATCCCCTTTTTGTGCTGAAATGCTGGCCTTTGTAATTCGCTCCATTGAATTACATTGTTATAAAGGAAAATTGGGCTGAAACTATCAagatcattttgaattttattcctgcCTTTTGATATGGGAGCTATTCCTCCCAGTTTTATGACAGGTTTGATGAAGATTCCCTCTACCTAAATTAGTGATTTAAAATGTTGGAAGAGTCAGAATGTCAATTCCTCTTCTAATGCCAAGAAGTATTCCTATCCACAAGTCCTCACATGCAATAGCAGGAGACTGCCTGCAACTGTGCATCTCTACACACTCATCTGTGAAACACATAACTGGTACTCAGCTTGGGAAAAACAGCAACCACAGACTAAGTTCAAAAGTTTAAGAGGCTTGACAAACACTGTTCAAGCTCAGCGCATCTCTTCCGACAGGTCCTGTGCTGGCCCCCTCTTGTATTTAATGGATACGTTTGACAAAAGCAGGGGTATCCAGGAAATGGGTGTGGTTGTTTCTATGAACCCTATTAATGTGATCATGTGTGCAGttctgtccagtgttccctctagggcgtgcgtgtgtgcatgcgctcacacattttttgatgtccactcagttaattttagatcccgctcaggttgaatcaggaagtcccattctgcatgcaagtgtgcacacactgccttgatactgctgcccagaacaaaattcattccgcacacagataaaAGAGATTAGAAAGTACACTGGTTCTGTCTGTTATATTCCAGTTAGATTTCTAAGCACACTCCATTAATATAGCTGCCAAACAGATGAAATTAATCCCTAGAACAGGATTCCTTGAATACAGGTGACCAGGGGTTTTTGAGATGACTACCAAAGCACCAGTTTGCTCCATTGACTTGTAGAAGACATCATTGAGCTGTGGTTGCAAGTGCACAGCTAAATGTCAGTTTGAAAAGCAATGCCCCTTTCATACATTATGCAGAAGAAAAAGCAGGTTTGGCACCAAGTGTTAAAAGGGAAACTGCAATCATTCGCAGATCCCTAATGTGTTTTTGTTTGTGCTGTACATGGCATGTTGTATTACTACATCTGTAATGTGGGAGCAGGCCTCATACTCCCAAATTGAAAAGCTGAGTCTTTTTATAGTCACTTGCACAAAGTTAGCCCCCACAGTGCTCGGCATGATGCAGTGGAATATATGGGAAACACTCTgttcatttaggaacataggaagttgccttataccaagtcagaccgtctagctcagtattgtctacagctctccaaggtttcaggcaggagtctcttccagccttaccagccaggaagtgaacttgggaccttatttacatgcaatcatgcagatgatcttccaatGAGCTACATAcaatcccatcccctaaggggaatatcttacagtgcttacatatagtctcccatccaaatgcaaactaaggcagaccctgcatagcaaaggggtcAGGGACAATagatgctcactaccacaaggccaactgAAATATAGCATTTGAAGGAACTCTCTTCCATTCTCTTCAAGAGGCACTTTTTGATCAGCTCCAAGCACTAACTTCAAGGTTCACCGGAATGGGAAATACAGTACTGAAGTCAATACTTGCTATAACTCTAGAAAAGTTATGCTAGCAGCCTTAGCAGCTAGAATGACAGAGCAAACATATTCAGAACTGCTTCCCTCAGGAGGAACTTATCATAAAGAGGCAGAACTGTCTAGGAAATAGTGTTCAATAGCATGAAAGTGTACATCTGCTTGTGTCTTAGGGAAGCTTTGGGGACAAGTGATAATTAAGCTGCAAGTCTACTCCAAACGAACCATCAGACCATATACTCCTTagcaaaaattatttttataaagTACTCTGATATGATGCTATTATTAAACCAagaagagaggggagaaagaaaactATCAAGCATTTTAGAAATGTTTATTTCTAGCCCTGAAAGAACGAAGTCATTAAACATAGTCAAATACAGTAGTTAATATTGCAGTAA of the Hemicordylus capensis ecotype Gifberg chromosome 3, rHemCap1.1.pri, whole genome shotgun sequence genome contains:
- the LOC128350605 gene encoding aquaporin-12-like; the encoded protein is MVGLNVSIAFFLFIVALCEVTRKFSRRIFPTKVYQCLASELSSSFQMCACYLELKMLFEIGPWGGGFGPDVSLTLLFLLFLVHGASFDGASANPAVSLQEFLALDSSFVALVAKLLAQFMGMQAACAFTQHYWSWELTDFHMIQNLMSRDCTPSLHTSVPHGTLVEATCSFVFQLVVLRFQTSYLIFRVPITALSVTILACTAAPFTGAFFNPALAFAVTFSCSGHSLLEYMQVYWLGPIAGMLVALFLFQGNIPRFFQRNLFYSQKNKYKIPKGKLSPASN